The segment CGAAGAAAACGGACTTCGCGGTCGGCGGTGCCGTAGCGCAGCAGAAGACCACCACCAACACCTACGGCCGCCCCGGCGGCCCGGACAACACCCGGCTCCAGCCCGACACCCTGACGGAGACCTCCACCGTCACCGAGGGCACGCCCGGCTCGACCGGCAACACCTACACCTATGACAAGGCCGGCAACACCGTCACACGGACCGTCGTAGACGGCACGGACACGCTGTCGTGGGACGGCGAGGGCGAGCTGATCGGCCTGAAGTCCACGGGGCTGGACAAGGGCACCGCGTACCTCTACGACGCCGACGGCAACGAGCTCATTCGCAGCGACCCTGACGGCCGCAAGACCCTCTACCTGCCGAGCCAGGAACTGGTCCTCGAACCCACTCCGGGCTCCACGTCGGCCACCCGTTACTACGATCTGCCCGGGGGCCAGTCGGCGGTACGCACCAGTGCCAACGACCACTCCTTCGTCATCAACAACCTCCAGGGCACCGGCCAGCTCTCGCTCGACAAGAACGCGGCCAACCCGACCTGGCGCAGCTTCACCCCCTACGGCGCACCGCGCGACGGCCAGCGCCCGGCCGCCTGGCCCGGGACCCAGGGCTTCATCGGCGGCACAGACGATCCAAACACCGGACTGACACTGCTCGGAGCACGTCACTACGATCCGGGACTGGGGAGATTCGTCTCAGCGGACCCGGTCTTCACCGCCGACGATCCCCGGCAGATGGGCGGCTATACCTACGCCGGCAACAACCCCATCAGCCAGTCCGACCCGTCGGGCCTGATGACCGCCGGGGCGTGCGCGACCCAGACCTGCTACCAGCAGATCATGGCGGCATCGGCGTCGAACGACTACGCGCTGGCGAGCCGTCACTGCGCCACCTACGCGTGCTACGAGGGCATCAAGAAGACCTCGTGTCACTGCGACGCCCCCGCGACCTCCTCGGGCCACAAGGCCTCGGGCGGCACCCACGGAAAGAAGAAGCAGAGCTTCTGGGGCAGCGTCGGCAACAGCGTCAAGAAGAAGGTCATTGACGCACCGCTACGGAAGATCGAAGACGGCGCGAACTGGGTCAAGAAGAACAAGGTCGCGGTCGCGAGTTTTGTCGCCGGAACCGCCGTCGGCGTGGCGTGTGTGTCCGCCGGTGTCGGCGCCGGCCTCACAACCGGCGGCGCCGGGTTCGCCCTCATGGCGGGCTGCGGGGCGCTTTCCGGGGCGGCATCCTCCGCGGTCGAGACCGCGATGACGCCCAACGCGGACAAGAGCCACGCGGGTACCGCCAAGGCCATGCTCACGGGCGCCTCCTGGGGCGCCGCGACCGGAGCCGTCGGCCTCCCGGCCTCCGGTCTTACGGCCACAGCGGCTAGGCCACTGGTAGGCAAGATTCCAGCTGTCGGCCGCAAGTGCTCGTTCCTGGCAGGCACCCAGATCGCCCTCGCCAACGGCACGACCAAGGCGATCGACAAGGTTGCGATCGGGGACAAGGTCAAGGCGACCGACCCGGTCACCAAGACCACCCGCCCCGAGACCGTCACGGCCACGATCAGCACCACGTCGGACAAGCACTACACGAAACTGACCCTGCGCGCTGCCGACGGTACGACCGCCACGCAGAAGGCGACTTCTCACCACCCCTTCTGGGAGTCCACCTCCGGTCAATGGGTGAACGCGGGGGACCTCAAGCCGGGAGCGAAGCTGCTGTCGACGGGCGGCAGCGCCGCCGTAACAGTGACGGCGGTGTCGACGACCGACGAGAGCCACCGCACGTACGACCTCACAGTGTCCAACCTGCACACGTACTATGTGCTTGCTGGGGCCACCCCGATCCTTGTCCACAATTGCGACGTCACTGATGCTGCTCGCGCCGCAGCTGACGTCGCATCCTCCGTTCGGCCCTCCAAAGCACGTCCGGCTGTTGCCGAGGCGCTTCAATTGCCAAGTGGGCAGATTTACTCAAGTCCGAGCGTCAGAGGCACGCCCCCTACTCTGCACCCGATCGTTCAAGATATTCTGGACGCTATCCCGGTTGCAGAGCGCGGAGTCGGCCACGGAAGTTGCGGTTTGGCTGTGTGTGTTTCACGAGCGCTGACGGATGGACACAACCCGACAGGATCGTCGGCAGCCGGAGTGATCGTACGCGGGTCGCGAGATAATCCGATGCATGGCCACCCTGTCGGCCCCTGCAATAGCTGTGTGGCGTTGGAAGACGCCTTCGATCTTAATTTCGCAACCGCGAGGTGATCTGAATGGGGATCTTCCCCGACGAAGTAGACCGCGTGCTACGCGAGGCTGGCTGGACGCCCGGCAGGCAGGTTAACGCAGAACCGTGGCTGGCGGCCTTTGAGGCTGAGGGCCTCCTGAGGAACCCGGTGGTCAGTGCCTTCCTAACTGAGTTCGGAGGGCTCGCTGTGAACATCTCCGGTCCGGGAATTAGTCGCGCACGCGAACCGTTTGAATTCAACCCCATGCTATGCCTGGGAGAAGGAGACAGGTTCCTAGAGTGGGGCGAGGAGATCAAGAAATCCATCTTCCCTGTCGGCGTACACGACGAAGGGCGTTTCTTCCTTGGGGTCGATGAGCGCGGCGAGCTGTATCTCGTCGAGACGTGGGTTGCCTCATTCGGCCGCATGCCGGAGGCCATGAGTAATCTAATCCTAGGTGTTCAAGCAACCGTTATCGACAATGGAAGCACTTAGGACTCCGAACCCGCCCCAGGGAATCGACTATACTTTCCCCAGTTAAGGCGAT is part of the Streptomyces qinzhouensis genome and harbors:
- a CDS encoding SUKH-3 domain-containing protein, whose protein sequence is MGIFPDEVDRVLREAGWTPGRQVNAEPWLAAFEAEGLLRNPVVSAFLTEFGGLAVNISGPGISRAREPFEFNPMLCLGEGDRFLEWGEEIKKSIFPVGVHDEGRFFLGVDERGELYLVETWVASFGRMPEAMSNLILGVQATVIDNGST